GACAGGGAAAGGATTCCCCGTGTTCCCATGCCCCACTTATCTCCCGAAGAGAGGAAGACCAACTTCAGGGAATTCGTCCTGGGCTACAGCGAAGAAGAAGCAAAGAAAGAAGCCATGCGCTGCTTGGAGTGCGGCTGCAAGGACTTCTTCGAGTGCAAGCTCATAAAATACGCCAACGAGTACGGCGTAAACCCCGAAAAGCTCGCCGGTGAGGTCAGCAGGTACGAATACCGGGATGATCATCCGTTTATCGTAAGAGATCCTAATAAGTGTATCCTGTGCGGACTGTGCGTCAGGGTGTGCGACGAGGTCATGGGTATTACCGCCCTGGGATTTGTGAACAGGGGGTTCGACACGGTTATAAAACCTGAATTCGAGCTGCCCTTAAGGGACACTTCCTGCATATCCTGCGGTCAGTGCGTGGCCGTATGTCCCACAGGGGCGCTGCAGGAAAAACCGCCGGTGGCAAAGCCCGTTCCGGTGGCAACGGAGAAAAAGCATACGGTGTGTTCCTTCTGCGGTGTCGGCTGCAATATGAAGCTGGATATAAGGGGAGATATGATTCTGAGGGCCCTTCCCGACAAAGAGAGCCCTGTGGACGCCGGACACCTGTGCGTGAAGGGGCGCTTCGGGTTCAGCGCGTTGAAAGCCGGAGAAAGGCTGACAACGCCGCTGGTCAGGGAGAACGGCAAATTGGCTGAAACTTCCTGGGAAGAAGCCCTGCTCTACGCCGGCAGGAAGGTCCAGGGGATCAGGGCTATGAACGGCGGAGAAAGTCTGGCGGTATTCGTATCGCCCAGGCTCACCAATGAAGAAATTTTCATGGCGGTGGAGTTTGCGAAAAAGGGTTTAGGCACACCTCATGTGGCTTCCTTCAGCAATACCACCAGCGGCCTGAAGGACGTTCTGGGATTCGATGCGTCCACCAATTCGCTGGAAGAGCTGACTTCCACCGACATGATACTGCTCATCGGATGCCGGGTGATGGAGGATTACGCCGTAGCGGGGTTGAAGATAAGAGAGGCGTTGAAGGAAGGGGCTAAGCTTGTCGTCATAAACCCCGAACCTTCCATCGCCGACGAGTGGGCCCACAAAGTGGTAAGGCCGGAAAACAGCGTGGACTTCCTAAAGGCTCTGCTGAAGGGTCTTATCGAGGAAGGCTTTACTTCCGGTGCGGCAAGAGCCGAGGGGTTCGAGGAACTGAAGGCCAGCCTTGCCGATACTGCGGTGTCCGATGACATCAGGGAAATAGCGCGCCTTTACGGCAAGGCCGGGAACGCCATGGTTGTTTTCGACCACGAGAGACTTACCCGCGATGCCGAAAGGCTAATAGCATCCATAGCCGTCGTATCGGGCCACATCGGAAGGCCCCGTAACGGCATCGTCATGCTTAAAGCCAAGGGTAACGCCCAGGGTCTCGTGGACATGGGCGTGACGGCGGACGCCGCAGAAATATTAAAGCTCATCGAACAGGGCAGGATAAAGGGAGCGTTTATTTTCGGAGAAGATCCGGCCGGCGCTGACGCAGCCGTAACCGGTATCCTGAAAAAGCTCGAATTCCTGGCGGTCCAGGACCTTTTCCTGACCGATACCGCCCGCCTGGCGGATGTAGTGCTGCCAGCAGCGGCCTTTTCCGAGTCCCGGGGCTCCTACACCAGCGCCGAGCGCAGAGTGCAGTGGTTTGAGAGGGCTCTCCCGGCCTCCACGGGCCGCGAGAACTGGCAGGTGATACGGGACCTGGCCGGCGCCACCGGATGTGCCTTTAACTTCGGTTCGGCGGAAGAGGTGCTGGATGCGATCTCACGGCAGATACCCGAGTACAGGGGGGTAAAAAAGACGGCCCTGACGGGCGGTGGCATATTCTGGCCGGCGGGGACGAAGGACGCCTTCGGAATGCCGGTGCTGTACAGGGAAGGATTTAATTTCGAAAGCGGTAAGGCGAGATTGGCCGTATCCGCCGGGGGACCTGCGTTCAGGTGCATGGGTCCGGCCGATGCCGTGGAGAGAGCCTTTGCCCGCAAAATGGAGGAGACCGGCATAGCAAGATAATAGCAAGTATAGAGAGCCTGCATCTTCAAGATGCGGGCTCTTAATTTGAATACGTGTGCATACCTTTCCCCTCCGGTTAATATTCTATGAACGGCGGTATAACAGTTTGTGGAAACACTTTATCCAATCATCAATAATTAACAATTGTCGGTGATATATAAGGAAGGATTTTTTTGCTTATCGTTGAATTATATATTATTCGACATTTTTACGAGGAGAGACCTAGATTGAAAATCGGTATACCGAGAACCCTGGCCTACTATGCATACTATCCTTTCATAAATACATTTTTTGAAAAACTGGGCCTTGAAGTGGCAGTATCGGATCCAACGTCGAAGGAGATAGTGGATGCCGGCGTGGAAGATGCCGTGGCGGACGCCTGCGTGCCCATTAAACTTTTTCACGGACACGTCAAAAATCTGATAAACCGTGTGGATTACGTCTTCGTACCGAGGCTGGTGAGTGTAAACCGGGAAGCTACTTTCTGCCCTAAATTTCTGGGACTGCCCGATATGCTCGCCTGTTCGATACCAAACCTGAACAACATGCTGGAGGTCAGAATAGACATCAGAGGGAAAAAAAGGGAGCTTTTTTTAACCTGTCTCAGGGTTGCAGGGAAATTCAAAAAGGGGTTCTTTACGGCTTACAACGCCTATAGAAAAGCCCTCATAAGCTTTAAAGACTACACCAACCAGTTCCTGCAGGGGGGTATTCCGCCCCTGGGTATAATGGCCCAGAAAAAAAGTGCCGATATCAAACTGGGGGTCGTCGGCTACCCGTATATGCTTTACGACCCTTACGTCAGCCTGGACCTTATAAAAAAGCTGATAGGCATGGGAACTTATGTGGTTACTCCCGAGATGGTACCGGAAGAGGTGAAGCAGAAATACGCGGGGAAGCTTAGAAAGACGCTCTTCTGGACCTTCAGCAACAGCGTCCTGCGGACCGCTTTTCATTTTCTGGAGACCGGCTGCGTCGACGGCATCATTCACGTGACCGCTTTCGGCTGCGGTCCTGATTTTATCGTGGATAAAATAATGGAACTGGAGGCCAGGGAGAGGAACATGGCTTACTTAACAATCGCCCTCGACGAGCACACCGGGCAGGAAGGCCTTAACACCAGGCTGGAAGCCTTTGTAGATATGCTGAGGAGAAAAAGAAAGGTAAAAGAGGCGGCTATGTTATGAGGAAAGTATCCTATCCTTACTTAGGGAATGCTACTATAACCTTTCAAAAACTCATGAAAGCGCTGGGCAACGATGTGGTGCTGCCCAAACGGCCCACCGAGGAAACTCTGAGCCTGGGCACCAAATATGCTCCGGAGTTCGCGTGCCTGCCCTTCAAGATAGTGCTGGGAACCTACATCGAGGCTTTGGAAGCTGGAGCCGACACGCTTGTTTCCACCGGAGGTGTGGGGCCCTGCAGGGCCGGACTCTATACTACGTTGCACGAAAAGATTTTGAAGAGCCTGGGCTACGACTTCGAGATGATAACCCTGGAACCTCCCGGCAGGCATCTGAGGGACCTGATAGCCAGTATAAAAAAACTGGTGAGTAAAAAGCTTTCCATCGCCGATTACTTCAGAATCGGGCGTTTTGTATGGAAGGAGCTTCAGCTGCTGGATAAGGCGGAAAAGCTCTCTCATAAGATAAGGCCCCTGGAAGTTAAAAAGGGTGAAACTACCAGGACGTATAAAAAGTGCGCTGAACTGATAGCACAGGCGCAGAGTTACCGCGACCTTGTGGAAATCGAAAGGGAAATCGAGCTTTTATATGAAAAAATCGAAAAAAAAGATATCGATCCCATAAAAATAGGCATCGTCGGGGAAATATACGTGGTCATTGAACCGGCGGCCAACCTGGAAATAGAGGAAATGCTGGGGGATCTGGGGGTTTATGCGGAAAGGTCCATGTTCCTGGCATCTTACACTTTCTACAACGCCGTTATGGACCTCTTCAGAATGCCCGGTGAAAGGGATGTGAAAAAACTGGCTTCTCCGTATTTCAAGGAGATGTGCGGCGGCCACGGGCGGGAATCAGTGGGCAACGCCATACTCTTCGCAAAAAGGGGATTTGACGGGGTGATACAACTTTCGCCATTTACCTGCATCCCCGAGATTGTGGCAAAGAGCATACTGCCCAAGGTCTGCGCTGAATACGGTATAGGCTTTCTGCCGGTAACGCTTGACGAGCAGACGGGCAAGGAAGGATTGAGGACCCGCGTGGAGGCCTTCGTAGACCTCCTGGCAGCCAAGCGTAAGAAGAAAAAAATGAACCTTGGAAAAGGAGATGTAGTATATGGCACACTATCTGGGTATTGACGTGGGTTCCGTCAGCACGAACCTGATCATCATGGATGAAAGCGGCGAGGTGGAGGAAGCGGTTTACATCCGCACCCAGGGCCAGCCCATAAAGGCGGTCCAGGAAGGGCTGCGGCTACTTAATTCGAGAGGTCATGGAAAGTGGGATATCAGGGGTGTTGGCACCACCGGCAGCGGCCGCCAACTGGCAGCGGTGATTGCGGGTGCCGACATTGTAAAAAACGAGATAACCGCCCATGCAGTCGCCGCCCAGAAGGAAGTCCCCGACGTGCGAACGGTTATAGAGATAGGCGGACAGGATTCGAAAATAATAATACTGAGGGACGGCGTCGTAACCGACTTTGCCATGAACACCGTCTGCGCTGCCGGTACCGGGTCGTTCCTGGACCAACAGGCCAACAGGCTGGGTATACCCATAGAAGAGTTTGGTTCATACGCCCTCAGGTCGAAGAACCCGGTGCGCATTGCGGGGAGATGTGCGGTATTTGCGGAATCGGACATGATACATAAGCAGCAGCTGGGTTACAAAATAGAGGATATAATAAGGGGCCTGTGTCAGGCCCTGGTCAGGAACTATCTGAACAACGTGGGCAAAGGCAAGGAAATACTGCCCCGGGTGGTATTCCAGGGCGGCGTGGCGGCAAATGTAGGGATGAAGGCCGCCTTCGAGGAAGCGCTTGGAATGGAAGTATACGTCCCAAAATACCACCACGTCATGGGAGCCCTCGGCGCTGCCTTGCTGGCCAGAGACGCTGGAGTGGAAAAAACAAAATTCAGGGGCTTTCAGGCCAGCGATATAGAGTTTGCGGCGGACAGTTTCGAGTGTCAGGGCTGTTCCAACCACTGCGAGGTGGTAAACATAAAAATGGAGGGAAAGGTAATCGCACGCTGGGGAGACAGGTGCAACAAGTGGAAGGTTATTGAGGATTCCGGTGCGGCTTAACGGATGTTGGCGGAGCGGGCCCAGTCTATTATATCGGAAAAATCTTTATAAGCGATGGCGGGGATGTCATTTCTGCGGCAGTGGGAAAGAAGAACCCCTTTCGCAAAAATGACATCCGCTTTTTTTATCGCACAAATATCCGAATGGCCGTCGCCTACGTAAACCGCTAATCCATTTTTTGGCTTCAATTTGTCGATGAGTTCGGCTTTGCAGGTGCCGCACTGCGGGCACGACCAGGAAGAGTGCGGGCTTTCGATATCGAATTTCCGGCCGTCGATTATAAGCATATTGGAAAAATAGGGTATATCCTTTATCCCGTATTTTTTAAAAACTGTTTCTATATTAAAATCGTACCCGTCGCTCAGTATGTAAATTTCATATCCCCTTTCCCGGCAGAATTCCACAAAGGGCATGAAATAGTCGTCAATCTCCATGTTTTCAATTAAAAAATTCCTGAGATCTTCTTCGCCGGCGTCAAAGAGCTTAAACGTTTCCCTGGCGCTCTCTTCGGTGGAAATTTCCCCCCTCTGCCACCTTAGCTCTATCTCTTCCCAGTCACCCCGGGCGAAATTCCGGGTCATCGCTACGCATGTGTCCTCTTTGGTTATCGTCCCGTCGAAGTCTATAAAAAAAGCGATCTTCATTGGCATTCTCCTTTTTATAAAAGTAACGTCCGGGCGTCAAAAATCGATCATCAGAATTATATCATATACCTAAAATCAAAAAAAGCCTGCCGATGGCTAACTATCGATACCCATTGGGATACGGTACCTCGCTAACCATCGGCAGGTATTTTTATTTTTTCCCGAAAAACATGCGATATTACTATATGTTACTGGAAGTATTTCCAGGGATAATCAATTTATAAATGAGAGATATTAGTACCGGAGGTGATTGCCGGTGCGAGCTCTGTGGAGGGGCTCTATAAGCTTCGGCCTGGTAAACGTGCCGGTAAAGATGTACGCCGCAACCGAACGAAAGAGCGTGAGCTTCCGGCAGATCCATAGGGAATGCGGCACTCCCATACGCTACGAAAAGGTATGCCCGGCGTGCAACCGGAAAGTCGAGGATGATGAGATAGCCCGGGGGTACGAATACGAAAAGGGAAAGTTCGTTATAATCGAAGACAAAGACCTGGAGAGCATACCGGACGAGACAACCCGTACCATCGATATCATAGATTTTGTAAACCTGGCGGAAATAGATCCCATTTATTTTGACCACTCCTACTTTCTTGGGCCCGAAGAGACAGGGCAGAAGGCTTACCTGTTGCTCTTAAAAGCCCTGAAGGAAACCGGAAAAATCGCCATAGCAAAAGTGATGATAAGGGCGAAACAGAGCCTGGCGTGCCTCAGACCTTACGGTGAAAACCGCCTGGTGATGGAGACTATGTTCTATCCCGATGAGGTGAGGGATGCCGGTGAAATCCCGGTTTCGCCGGAGGTAAAAAT
The DNA window shown above is from Thermosediminibacter oceani DSM 16646 and carries:
- a CDS encoding MtnX-like HAD-IB family phosphatase, encoding MKIAFFIDFDGTITKEDTCVAMTRNFARGDWEEIELRWQRGEISTEESARETFKLFDAGEEDLRNFLIENMEIDDYFMPFVEFCRERGYEIYILSDGYDFNIETVFKKYGIKDIPYFSNMLIIDGRKFDIESPHSSWSCPQCGTCKAELIDKLKPKNGLAVYVGDGHSDICAIKKADVIFAKGVLLSHCRRNDIPAIAYKDFSDIIDWARSANIR
- a CDS encoding acyl-CoA dehydratase activase yields the protein MAHYLGIDVGSVSTNLIIMDESGEVEEAVYIRTQGQPIKAVQEGLRLLNSRGHGKWDIRGVGTTGSGRQLAAVIAGADIVKNEITAHAVAAQKEVPDVRTVIEIGGQDSKIIILRDGVVTDFAMNTVCAAGTGSFLDQQANRLGIPIEEFGSYALRSKNPVRIAGRCAVFAESDMIHKQQLGYKIEDIIRGLCQALVRNYLNNVGKGKEILPRVVFQGGVAANVGMKAAFEEALGMEVYVPKYHHVMGALGAALLARDAGVEKTKFRGFQASDIEFAADSFECQGCSNHCEVVNIKMEGKVIARWGDRCNKWKVIEDSGAA
- a CDS encoding acyl-CoA dehydratase activase-related protein: MKIGIPRTLAYYAYYPFINTFFEKLGLEVAVSDPTSKEIVDAGVEDAVADACVPIKLFHGHVKNLINRVDYVFVPRLVSVNREATFCPKFLGLPDMLACSIPNLNNMLEVRIDIRGKKRELFLTCLRVAGKFKKGFFTAYNAYRKALISFKDYTNQFLQGGIPPLGIMAQKKSADIKLGVVGYPYMLYDPYVSLDLIKKLIGMGTYVVTPEMVPEEVKQKYAGKLRKTLFWTFSNSVLRTAFHFLETGCVDGIIHVTAFGCGPDFIVDKIMELEARERNMAYLTIALDEHTGQEGLNTRLEAFVDMLRRKRKVKEAAML
- a CDS encoding NAD(P)-binding protein, which codes for MEEIRLNINGREVRGLKGQTILEVARENGIDIPTLCYDERVKIYGSCGLCLVEVEGAPKLLRACATEISNGMVVYTDTKKVRASRKVALELLLSNHTGDCRPPCRQACPARTDCQGYVGLIANGQYREAVKLIKEQLPLPASIGRICPHPCEDACRRQLVEEPIAIAWLKSFVGDVDLASEYPYMPEIKPPTGKSVSVIGSGPAGLSAAYYLAKEGHRVVVYEAMEKPGGMLRYGIPQYRLPKEVLDREIDLIRKMGVEFITGCRVGRDVTLDYLRSSYDAVFVAIGAWKSAKVGCPGEDLDGVLGGIDFLRAVAKGEPVNMGRRVAVVGGGNTAMDACRTAIRLGAEEVYVLYRRTRNEMPANEVEIKEAEEEGVKFVFLVSPIEIMGRDGRVAAVRLQKMRLGEPDSTGRRKPEPIPGEEMILEVDTVIAAIGQEVNPEGLEGLNLTRKRTISADEGTFATSIPGVFAGGDAINEGPGIAIEAVADGKKAAEVIMSYLEGNTIPFREPYVVRRSDLTQADFADRERIPRVPMPHLSPEERKTNFREFVLGYSEEEAKKEAMRCLECGCKDFFECKLIKYANEYGVNPEKLAGEVSRYEYRDDHPFIVRDPNKCILCGLCVRVCDEVMGITALGFVNRGFDTVIKPEFELPLRDTSCISCGQCVAVCPTGALQEKPPVAKPVPVATEKKHTVCSFCGVGCNMKLDIRGDMILRALPDKESPVDAGHLCVKGRFGFSALKAGERLTTPLVRENGKLAETSWEEALLYAGRKVQGIRAMNGGESLAVFVSPRLTNEEIFMAVEFAKKGLGTPHVASFSNTTSGLKDVLGFDASTNSLEELTSTDMILLIGCRVMEDYAVAGLKIREALKEGAKLVVINPEPSIADEWAHKVVRPENSVDFLKALLKGLIEEGFTSGAARAEGFEELKASLADTAVSDDIREIARLYGKAGNAMVVFDHERLTRDAERLIASIAVVSGHIGRPRNGIVMLKAKGNAQGLVDMGVTADAAEILKLIEQGRIKGAFIFGEDPAGADAAVTGILKKLEFLAVQDLFLTDTARLADVVLPAAAFSESRGSYTSAERRVQWFERALPASTGRENWQVIRDLAGATGCAFNFGSAEEVLDAISRQIPEYRGVKKTALTGGGIFWPAGTKDAFGMPVLYREGFNFESGKARLAVSAGGPAFRCMGPADAVERAFARKMEETGIAR
- a CDS encoding Ku protein; this translates as MRALWRGSISFGLVNVPVKMYAATERKSVSFRQIHRECGTPIRYEKVCPACNRKVEDDEIARGYEYEKGKFVIIEDKDLESIPDETTRTIDIIDFVNLAEIDPIYFDHSYFLGPEETGQKAYLLLLKALKETGKIAIAKVMIRAKQSLACLRPYGENRLVMETMFYPDEVRDAGEIPVSPEVKIHENEIKMAVQLINSLATDFKPEKYTDEYRKALLDIIRAKVEGQDIRIPAPREEKVVDLMEALKASLAMVEKEKESKKEAAGRGRRKRATS
- a CDS encoding 2-hydroxyacyl-CoA dehydratase — translated: MRKVSYPYLGNATITFQKLMKALGNDVVLPKRPTEETLSLGTKYAPEFACLPFKIVLGTYIEALEAGADTLVSTGGVGPCRAGLYTTLHEKILKSLGYDFEMITLEPPGRHLRDLIASIKKLVSKKLSIADYFRIGRFVWKELQLLDKAEKLSHKIRPLEVKKGETTRTYKKCAELIAQAQSYRDLVEIEREIELLYEKIEKKDIDPIKIGIVGEIYVVIEPAANLEIEEMLGDLGVYAERSMFLASYTFYNAVMDLFRMPGERDVKKLASPYFKEMCGGHGRESVGNAILFAKRGFDGVIQLSPFTCIPEIVAKSILPKVCAEYGIGFLPVTLDEQTGKEGLRTRVEAFVDLLAAKRKKKKMNLGKGDVVYGTLSGY